In a genomic window of Erigeron canadensis isolate Cc75 chromosome 5, C_canadensis_v1, whole genome shotgun sequence:
- the LOC122599461 gene encoding altered inheritance of mitochondria protein 32-like has product MAATPENATNDISSDSVLVNDDDEIKYGFQRQEMFSENLSGSVHPYERHVFLVYKTYQDWPARVESSVSDPLPKRLAGAIRARKDDMPAKSLLTICEGGDVSGLIDGDVLIFPDMIKYRGLEESNIDSFVEEVLVNGRPWDFATAEVVTGSYVFVCAHNSRDKRCGVCGPALIEKFNEEIEVKGLKDQVFVSPCSHIGGHKYAGNLIIYSAVEDGKVSGHWYGYVTPNDVPDLLEKHIKKGEIIERIWRGEMGIPPVEKTEKVVKQSLPNGNDTKASETDNISSITDEKENAGGCCQGANGFSCCRNERSETKKEGKKGTYKLNFFTRKWEQHEIFTAAAVVGAVATVAVAYSLYKRSSR; this is encoded by the exons ATGGCGGCCACACCTGAAAATGCTACAAATGACATATCTTCTGATTCCGTTCTAGTTAATGATGATGACGAAATCAAATACGGATTCCAACGGCAAGAGATGTTCTCCGAAAATCTCTCTGGATCCGTTCATCCGTACGAACGTCACGTTTTTCTCGTGTATAAGACTTATCAAGACTGGCCTGCTCGCGTTGAATCTTCTGTCTCCGATCCGCTTCCTAAGCGTCTCGCTGGTGCTATTAGGGCTCGTAAGGATGATATGCCTGCTAAG AGTTTGTTGACTATTTGCGAAGGCGGTGATGTGAGTGGTTTAATTGATGGCGATGTTTTGATTTTTCCTGATATGATTAAGTACAG GGGTTTGGAAGAATCGAACATTGATAGCTTTGTGGAGGAAGTGCTTGTCAATGGTAGACCATGGGATTTTGCAACAGCGGAGGTTGTGACAGGTTCATACGTATTTGTGTGTGCTCATAACAGTCGAGATAAAAGGTGTGGTGTTTGTGGACCAGCTTTAATTGAGAAGTTTAATGAGGAGATAGAAGTGAAGGGACTGAAGGATCAGGTGTTTGTGAGTCCTTGCTCACATATTGGGGGCCACAAGTATGCAGGGAATTTGATAATATACAGTGCAGTTGAAGATGGGAAAGTGTCTGGGCATTG GTATGGTTATGTTACCCCAAATGATGTGCCTGACTTGCTTGAAAAACATATCAAGAAGGGTGAGATCATTGAAAGGATTTGGAG gGGCGAAATGGGGATTCCTCCTGTTGAAAAAACTGAAAAGGTTGTCAAACAGTCACTTCCAAATGGAAACGATACTAAGGCCAGTGAGACCGATAACATAAGCAGCATCACTGATGAGAAGGAAAATGCTGGAGGCTGCTGTCAAGGTGCTAATGGATTCTCATGCTGCAGAAATGAACGTTCAGAAACAAAAAAGGAGGGAAAGAAGGGGACCTATAAACTGAACTTCTTTACAAGAAAATGGGAGCAACATGAGATTTTTactgctgctgctgttgttgGGGCGGTGGCAACTGTAGCTGTGGCCTATAGCCTGTATAAAAGGTCGTCACGGTGA
- the LOC122600512 gene encoding U-box domain-containing protein 3-like: MAEVQVVQALLFGDHEAKVVAAETVIHLTNKQRQRLVDNGAIPPIVSMLHASRDLKSVESAIFALLSLAYGSERNKIWIAKSGAIPLLLNIIQSEIHPLVDHAIAALLVLSSCSANKPSMADSGAIQVLNETLLKNNNTQVNLDIIVTLHNLSPWIPTALLSYTSSCLIHLINESEKSSKLVEKSMGLLENIVSVSDVALREIGLTNVGIQELVETIEEGSKQSKEYAVGILLMICESGKEKYRGMILREGAIPGLLELSIDGTKRAKGKAKSLLRLLRDCSGNCRSERSKNVVFEQVMGEIDRGEMGEMELGMMEEMIARLTT, encoded by the exons ATGGCTGAAGTTCAGGTCGTGCAAGCACTTTTATTCGGTGATCATGAAGCCAAGGTTGTGGCTGCTGAGACGGTTATACATCTCACGAACAAGCAGAGACAGAGATTGGTTGATAATGGAGCCATTCCTCCTATTGTCTCCATGCTTCATGCCTCTCGAGATTTAAAATCCGTAGAGTCTGCAATTTTTGCTCTGCTCAGTCTTGCATATGGCAGTGAAAG AAACAAGATTTGGATTGCAAAGTCAGGAGCAATTCCTCTACTTTTAAACATCATACAATCTGAAATCCATCCATTGGTGGATCATGCAATAGCAGCACTTTTGGTCTTATCATCATGCTCAGCAAACAAACCATCAATGGCAGACTCGGGTGCCATTCAAGTTCTAAATGAAACACTTCTTAAAAACAATAACACCCAAGTAAACCTCGATATCATAGTCACTCTCCATAACCTATCACCGTGGATTCCCACCGCTCTCTTATCATATACATCATCTTGTTTAATCCATCTCATTAACGAGTctgaaaaatcatcaaaattagTTGAAAAATCAATGGGTTTACTTGAAAACATTGTTTCTGTATCGGATGTTGCCCTGAGAGAGATCGGTTTGACCAATGTCGGGATTCAGGAACTTGTCGAGACTATAGAAGAAGGTTCAAAGCAGTCTAAGGAGTATGCAGTTGGGATACTGTTAATGATATGCGAGAGTGGTAAGGAAAAATACAGGGGGATGATTTTAAGAGAAGGGGCGATTCCTGGATTACTAGAGCTTAGTATTGATGGAACAAAACGAGCTAAAGGAAAAGCAAAATCACTGCTTCGGCTTTTGAGGGATTGTTCAGGTAACTGTAGAAGTGAAAGATCAAAGAATGTGGTTTTCGAGCAGGTAATGGGGGAGATTGATAGAGGTGAAATGGGAGAAATGGAGCTTGGAATGATGGAGGAGATGATTGCTAGGCTTACTACATGA